A genome region from Dolichospermum compactum NIES-806 includes the following:
- a CDS encoding HpcH/HpaI aldolase family protein, whose amino-acid sequence MLNTVVDRFRQKLQTSVALGIFSKTTDSAIVEAAGLAGLDFIILDMEHGSSTTETLSHHVRAALLTGMASIIRVKGVDPQAIGSALDMGSVGVQVPNISTAEEARKAVKAARFYPGGMRGVCRFVRAANYGGSNKEDYFREANKAILILQIEGKEGVENIDEILDVEGYDMLFVGPYDLSQSLGILGQTNSARLIDYIQNLLIKAKEKKILLGTFSDSLENSKDLLDLGFNYISYSVDVSIFRDSVCSLIKEFLREKQ is encoded by the coding sequence ATGTTAAATACTGTTGTTGATCGTTTTAGACAAAAACTGCAAACCAGTGTTGCACTTGGTATTTTTAGCAAAACAACCGATAGTGCTATAGTTGAAGCTGCTGGGCTTGCTGGGCTTGATTTTATTATTTTGGATATGGAACATGGTTCAAGTACAACTGAAACCCTCAGTCACCACGTTCGAGCAGCACTTTTGACTGGTATGGCTTCTATTATAAGAGTTAAGGGAGTAGATCCACAAGCTATTGGCTCTGCTCTCGATATGGGGTCTGTTGGAGTACAAGTGCCTAATATTTCGACCGCTGAGGAAGCACGGAAAGCTGTAAAAGCTGCTCGATTTTACCCTGGGGGTATGCGTGGTGTATGCCGCTTTGTTCGTGCAGCTAATTATGGTGGTAGTAATAAGGAAGATTATTTTCGGGAAGCTAACAAAGCAATTTTAATTTTGCAGATTGAAGGTAAAGAAGGAGTCGAAAATATCGATGAAATTTTAGATGTTGAGGGATATGATATGTTGTTCGTTGGGCCTTATGATCTTTCTCAATCGCTTGGAATTCTGGGTCAAACTAATTCTGCCAGATTGATAGACTATATTCAAAATTTGCTTATAAAAGCAAAGGAAAAAAAGATATTGTTGGGTACTTTTTCTGATTCTCTTGAAAATAGCAAAGATCTGCTTGATCTGGGATTTAACTATATAAGCTATTCAGTAGATGTGAGCATCTTTCGCGATTCTGTTTGTAGTCTAATTAAAGAATTTTTAAGAGAGAAGCAATAA
- a CDS encoding acylneuraminate cytidylyltransferase family protein, with translation MITAIVPVRKGSRRLKNKNISGFANSNLLLYKIDQLKAVKTVSKIVVSSDCDEMLQMASDRGVFIHKRADEYCDEVTKKFGEVVAHICENVTGEHILWATCTSPLVEPHHYIQAINCYLRVLGKDFDSLMSVEELKRYLWDEKGPINYKLGIDHVPSQQLPPLYRVTDGILLAPRLKMIEWKYFHGTSPYLFKMDKRSSIDIDDVYDLACAKAWLDL, from the coding sequence ATGATCACTGCTATTGTACCAGTCAGAAAAGGTAGTCGTAGACTTAAAAATAAAAATATTTCTGGTTTTGCAAACTCTAATTTGCTTCTTTATAAAATAGATCAGTTAAAAGCAGTCAAAACGGTATCAAAGATTGTTGTTAGTTCTGACTGTGATGAGATGCTACAGATGGCTTCTGATCGTGGTGTTTTTATCCACAAAAGAGCAGATGAATATTGTGATGAGGTAACTAAGAAGTTTGGAGAAGTTGTAGCTCACATCTGTGAAAATGTAACGGGTGAACACATTTTATGGGCAACTTGTACCTCGCCTCTCGTTGAGCCACACCATTATATCCAAGCGATCAATTGCTATCTTCGTGTTCTTGGCAAGGATTTTGACTCGTTGATGTCCGTAGAAGAACTAAAAAGATATCTCTGGGATGAAAAAGGTCCTATCAATTATAAACTTGGTATTGACCATGTCCCTTCTCAACAATTGCCACCACTTTATCGTGTAACCGATGGAATTTTGCTTGCACCACGATTAAAGATGATTGAGTGGAAATACTTTCATGGTACATCCCCTTACTTATTCAAAATGGATAAACGAAGCTCAATTGATATTGATGATGTATACGATTTAGCTTGTGCAAAAGCATGGCTTGATCTATAG
- a CDS encoding HAD family hydrolase, with the protein MNKIEKNYKCLIFDCDGVILDSNQVKTQAFYQAALPYGETVAQSLVDYHIQNGGISRYRKFEYFLQNIIGVGIDQKPLNELLSTYGAHVREGLLNCTIAPGLQELRQALPDTCWLVASGGDQAELHDVFEKRGISHLFNGGIFGSPDTKEQILLREKELGNIQFPALFMGDSRYDYIAATKAELDFIFVSGWTEMKDWQEFCKSLELPQMKQITELLELINT; encoded by the coding sequence ATGAATAAAATTGAAAAAAACTATAAGTGCTTAATCTTTGACTGTGATGGTGTCATTCTCGACTCCAATCAGGTCAAAACCCAAGCTTTTTATCAAGCTGCACTCCCTTATGGGGAAACTGTAGCTCAGTCCCTAGTTGATTATCACATCCAAAATGGGGGCATTTCTCGCTATCGAAAATTTGAATATTTTCTACAAAATATTATTGGTGTTGGCATTGACCAAAAACCTCTTAACGAACTTCTGTCAACCTATGGGGCTCACGTTCGAGAAGGTTTACTAAACTGTACAATTGCTCCAGGACTTCAGGAGTTACGTCAAGCATTGCCTGACACTTGTTGGCTTGTAGCATCTGGCGGAGATCAAGCTGAATTACATGATGTTTTTGAAAAACGAGGTATCAGTCACTTATTCAACGGTGGGATTTTCGGTAGCCCTGACACCAAAGAACAAATTTTGCTAAGGGAAAAAGAGCTAGGTAATATCCAATTTCCTGCTCTATTTATGGGTGACAGCCGCTACGACTATATTGCTGCCACTAAAGCTGAACTTGACTTTATTTTTGTTTCTGGCTGGACTGAAATGAAAGACTGGCAAGAGTTTTGTAAATCATTAGAACTACCTCAAATGAAACAAATTACCGAATTGTTAGAACTAATTAATACGTGA
- a CDS encoding aldolase catalytic domain-containing protein, whose translation MIKLLDCTLRDGGYYNAWDFDQALIEDYLLAMDAISVDFVELGFRGFTQDGFRGGCAYTTDSFIRGLSIPDGLKIGVMVNASEIVNHPDGVEQALAKLFAPAVDSPVLLVRIPCHFYEFEATLVGCRWLKEQGYQVGINLMQIADRSLEEIEQLAHLASRYPLDVLYFADSMGSMNPGQTTEIIRALRQGWHGELGIHTHDNMGRALANSLQAVADGVTWIDGTVTGMGRGAGNVKTEYLAVELETLRSDRPCNITPLMTAIRRYFGPMQHYYGWGTNTYYYLAGKYGIHPTYIQSMLTDSRYGEEDLLAVIDHLKNSGGKKFSLNTLESARHFYVGEPMGSWSPASLIAGREVLILGTGPGVKKHQRALEDYIHRYQPIVIALNTQTHLEPKLIDLRVACHPVRLLADCAKHIRLPQPLVTPVSMLPEDILAELAGKKLLDFGLAVQPDTFEFAENYCVLPTSMVIAYALAIATSGKASHILLAGFDGYSADDPRNHEMDMLFKRYKQSFQAVSLTAITPTKYQLSQSSIYSFT comes from the coding sequence ATGATTAAGTTACTAGATTGTACTCTGCGAGATGGTGGATACTACAATGCTTGGGATTTTGATCAAGCTTTAATCGAAGACTATCTTCTGGCTATGGACGCAATATCTGTTGACTTTGTGGAGTTGGGTTTTCGAGGATTTACCCAAGATGGTTTTCGGGGCGGATGCGCTTACACCACTGATAGTTTTATTCGGGGATTGTCTATCCCTGATGGACTAAAAATCGGGGTGATGGTGAATGCCAGTGAGATTGTTAATCATCCAGATGGTGTGGAGCAAGCACTAGCCAAATTGTTTGCTCCTGCGGTTGATTCTCCCGTACTGTTGGTACGAATCCCTTGCCATTTTTATGAATTTGAAGCGACTTTAGTGGGTTGTCGCTGGCTCAAGGAGCAAGGTTATCAAGTTGGCATTAATCTCATGCAGATTGCCGATCGCTCTTTAGAAGAAATAGAGCAGTTAGCCCATCTGGCCAGCCGATACCCTCTGGATGTACTGTATTTCGCCGATAGTATGGGCAGTATGAATCCTGGGCAAACTACAGAAATTATTAGAGCTTTGCGTCAAGGCTGGCATGGAGAATTAGGTATTCATACTCACGATAACATGGGGCGGGCATTAGCCAATTCGCTTCAGGCGGTGGCAGATGGCGTTACCTGGATTGATGGCACAGTGACGGGTATGGGGCGAGGAGCAGGAAATGTGAAGACGGAGTATCTCGCGGTGGAGTTGGAAACCCTGCGGTCAGATCGCCCCTGCAATATTACGCCTTTGATGACGGCCATTCGCCGATATTTTGGTCCGATGCAACATTACTATGGTTGGGGAACTAATACTTATTACTATTTGGCTGGTAAGTATGGCATCCACCCAACGTATATTCAATCCATGCTGACGGATAGTCGTTATGGCGAGGAAGATTTGTTAGCTGTTATTGATCACCTAAAAAATTCTGGTGGCAAGAAGTTTAGCTTGAATACGCTGGAATCTGCACGACACTTTTATGTCGGTGAGCCAATGGGAAGTTGGTCACCAGCCAGTTTAATTGCTGGGCGTGAAGTTCTGATTTTGGGTACTGGACCTGGGGTCAAAAAGCATCAACGCGCATTAGAAGATTACATCCATCGTTATCAACCGATTGTCATTGCCCTCAATACTCAAACCCATCTAGAGCCGAAGTTGATTGATCTGCGGGTGGCTTGTCATCCAGTACGGTTATTGGCAGACTGTGCAAAGCATATCAGATTGCCTCAGCCCTTGGTAACGCCAGTTTCAATGTTACCTGAAGATATTCTTGCTGAATTGGCAGGCAAGAAGTTACTAGATTTTGGTTTAGCGGTACAGCCTGACACGTTTGAGTTTGCGGAGAATTATTGTGTGTTGCCGACATCAATGGTAATTGCTTATGCTTTAGCGATTGCTACAAGTGGTAAAGCTTCACATATTCTCCTGGCTGGCTTTGATGGTTATAGTGCTGATGATCCTCGTAATCATGAAATGGATATGTTATTTAAGCGGTATAAGCAATCTTTCCAAGCCGTATCTTTAACGGCGATAACGCCCACTAAATACCAGCTATCCCAATCATCAATTTATTCTTTTACTTAA
- a CDS encoding ABC transporter ATP-binding protein, whose protein sequence is MLNTEEQNLHHHTNDGEVLVRVENVSKKFCRSLKKSLWYGVQDIGSEMMGIKYDHELRPDEFWSVKDVSFELRRGECLGLVGRNGAGKSTLLRMLNGLIKPDRGCIEMQGRVGALIALGTGFNPILTGRENIYVNGSVLGLSKTDIDGKIEEIIEFAGIEGFIDSPVQGYSSGMQVRLGFAVATALSPDVLILDEVLAVGDAAFRNKCYRRIANVRKNAAVIFVSHSMEQVARICDKILVMSVGEVAFSGSLEQGIAVYDRLNDDGEEQDESFLSVSDPLTYFQAQLSHDVLSSGSPLDIQVSIESSDFLEDFLLRISFYDASGAFAAECNFFARDHKISLLAGISHWDVSLSSIPLKNGLYRISFNVIDRKGELVVWSYKQQKIKIVDAYPGANANCQLQLGHWLT, encoded by the coding sequence TTTACACCATCACACAAATGACGGGGAAGTTTTAGTCAGGGTTGAGAATGTATCAAAGAAGTTTTGCCGTAGTTTAAAGAAGTCTCTGTGGTATGGGGTGCAGGATATTGGCTCAGAGATGATGGGAATCAAGTATGACCATGAACTTAGACCCGATGAGTTTTGGTCAGTGAAAGATGTAAGTTTTGAGTTACGTCGTGGGGAGTGTTTGGGGTTAGTTGGTCGTAATGGTGCAGGGAAGAGTACGCTTTTGAGAATGTTGAATGGCTTGATTAAGCCGGATCGCGGTTGCATTGAAATGCAGGGGCGAGTGGGGGCGTTGATTGCCCTAGGAACAGGGTTCAACCCAATTTTGACTGGTCGGGAAAACATTTATGTCAATGGCTCTGTTTTGGGACTTAGCAAAACAGATATTGATGGAAAAATTGAAGAAATTATTGAATTTGCTGGGATTGAAGGTTTTATTGATTCGCCAGTACAAGGCTATAGTTCAGGTATGCAGGTGCGATTAGGTTTTGCTGTAGCGACGGCTCTTTCCCCGGATGTGCTAATTTTAGATGAGGTATTAGCGGTTGGTGATGCGGCATTCCGCAATAAGTGTTACCGAAGAATTGCCAATGTACGTAAAAATGCGGCGGTTATTTTTGTTTCACATAGCATGGAGCAAGTAGCGCGAATTTGTGACAAGATACTAGTGATGTCTGTGGGGGAAGTTGCCTTTTCAGGAAGCTTAGAACAAGGAATAGCGGTTTATGATCGGCTCAATGATGATGGGGAAGAGCAGGATGAGTCTTTTCTATCAGTAAGTGATCCGTTGACTTATTTTCAAGCTCAACTATCCCATGATGTTTTGTCTTCTGGTTCTCCTTTAGACATTCAAGTTTCTATTGAAAGTTCTGATTTTCTGGAAGATTTTCTCCTACGCATAAGTTTTTATGATGCTTCTGGGGCTTTTGCCGCTGAGTGTAACTTTTTTGCGCGTGACCATAAAATTTCACTTCTAGCTGGAATTTCCCATTGGGATGTTTCTCTTAGCTCTATCCCGTTAAAAAATGGACTTTATCGGATTAGTTTCAATGTCATTGATAGAAAGGGTGAGCTTGTTGTTTGGTCTTATAAACAGCAAAAAATAAAAATAGTGGATGCCTATCCTGGGGCAAATGCTAATTGCCAATTACAATTAGGACATTGGCTGACCTAA